Proteins encoded by one window of Kribbella italica:
- a CDS encoding UDP-N-acetylmuramoyl-L-alanyl-D-glutamate--2,6-diaminopimelate ligase encodes MARTAGAEVPAGSAEVPVTGVSLDSRSIRPGDLYAALPGAATHGAAFVAGAQASGAVAVLTDPAGVERALTAGLPLLVVPDPRAVLGAVASTVYGEPTSELRLLGITGTNGKTTTSFLLDSVLRRLGPAALVGTIETRIGDQVVKSAMTTPEATDLQALFAVMREQGVAWCAMEVSSHALAKGRVDGARYAVAGFTNLSQDHLDFHKTFEEYFAAKASLFTPERCDLAVVNIDDEYGRRLAAQTVVPLVTVSTTRDADWTVAGTHQSEHGSTVIDIRGPGEELTIEIVLPGDFNVANALLAVAMLRQVDVPAEQIAEGLRDARVPGRMETFLRDGLAVIVDFAHTPDAVELALRAARGATKGRLYAVVGCGGDRDPWKRPAMGAAAARAADAVIVTDDNPRSEDPALIRAAAIEGARDAVPGVDLREVGDRREAIRTAIELAGPGDTVVVLGKGHETGQDVGGVIHPFDDRQAVRELLEETR; translated from the coding sequence CTGGCCAGAACCGCTGGGGCGGAGGTCCCGGCGGGTTCCGCCGAGGTCCCCGTCACCGGTGTCTCCCTCGACTCCCGCTCGATCCGGCCCGGTGACCTGTACGCCGCGCTGCCGGGCGCCGCGACGCACGGCGCGGCCTTCGTCGCCGGCGCTCAGGCGAGCGGCGCGGTCGCCGTACTGACTGATCCCGCGGGCGTCGAGCGGGCGCTGACCGCCGGTCTGCCGCTGCTGGTCGTGCCCGACCCGCGCGCTGTGCTCGGCGCCGTCGCCTCCACGGTGTACGGCGAACCGACCAGTGAGCTGCGGCTGCTCGGCATCACCGGGACCAACGGCAAGACCACCACCAGCTTCCTGCTCGACTCGGTCCTGCGCAGGCTCGGCCCGGCCGCTCTGGTCGGCACGATCGAGACGCGGATCGGCGACCAGGTCGTGAAGAGCGCGATGACCACGCCGGAGGCGACCGACCTGCAGGCGTTGTTCGCGGTGATGCGCGAGCAGGGCGTCGCGTGGTGCGCGATGGAGGTCTCCAGCCACGCGCTGGCCAAGGGGCGCGTCGACGGTGCCCGCTATGCGGTCGCCGGGTTCACGAACCTGAGCCAGGACCACCTCGACTTCCACAAGACGTTCGAGGAGTACTTCGCTGCGAAGGCGTCGCTGTTCACTCCCGAGCGCTGCGACCTGGCCGTGGTGAACATCGACGACGAGTACGGCCGCCGGCTGGCCGCGCAGACCGTCGTACCGCTGGTCACCGTGTCGACCACGCGGGACGCGGACTGGACGGTCGCGGGGACGCACCAGTCCGAGCACGGCTCGACGGTGATCGACATCCGGGGACCGGGCGAGGAGCTGACGATCGAGATCGTCCTGCCCGGCGACTTCAACGTGGCCAACGCGCTGCTCGCGGTCGCGATGCTGCGGCAGGTCGACGTACCGGCCGAGCAGATCGCCGAGGGCCTGCGCGACGCGCGGGTGCCGGGGCGGATGGAGACCTTCCTGCGCGACGGCCTGGCGGTGATCGTCGACTTCGCGCACACGCCCGACGCGGTCGAGCTGGCCCTGCGGGCCGCCCGCGGCGCGACCAAGGGCCGCCTGTACGCCGTGGTCGGCTGCGGCGGCGACCGCGATCCGTGGAAGCGCCCGGCGATGGGCGCCGCCGCGGCTCGCGCCGCGGACGCGGTGATCGTCACCGACGACAACCCGCGCAGCGAGGACCCGGCGCTGATCCGCGCCGCCGCGATCGAGGGCGCGCGCGACGCCGTACCGGGCGTGGACCTGCGCGAGGTCGGCGACCGGCGGGAAGCGATCCGGACCGCGATCGAGCTGGCCGGCCCGGGGGACACCGTGGTCGTGCTCGGCAAGGGCCACGAGACAGGACAGGACGTCGGCGGCGTGATCCACCCGTTCGACGACCGTCAGGCAGTGCGTGAGTTGTTGGAGGAGACCCGGTGA
- a CDS encoding UDP-N-acetylmuramoyl-tripeptide--D-alanyl-D-alanine ligase, whose product MIPVSCGDIATAVGGELAGVDPAAVVDGSVAKDSREVVPGGLFVALPGERVDGHDFVPAVTAAGVTVSLTTRPVDGCPCVVVPDTQVALGELARYVVAQLPDLTVIGLTGSQGKTSTKDLIAQLVAPYGPTVAPVGSFNNEIGHPLTALQADRTTRFLVAEMGARHVGDINYLCRITPPTVGLVLNVGHSHIGEFGSQDAIAQAKGEMIDNVVAGGTAVLNADDPRVAAMASRTEQTVRRFGEAPDADVRATGVKLDENGRPSFTLQADGQSFDIQLQLIGEHQVANALAATAAVLAAGLTPEQAAAGLNEATTVSKWRMEVTERADGVTVINDAYNANPDSMRAALKALVAIGRARGARTWAVLGPMGELGETSTEEHDGVGRLAVRLDVNRLVAVGEDARPIHLGASLEGSWGNESAYVETAAEALELLGKELQRGDVVLVKASRYVGLDRLATALLQEAAQ is encoded by the coding sequence GTGATCCCTGTCAGTTGCGGTGACATCGCCACGGCCGTGGGCGGTGAGCTCGCCGGCGTCGATCCGGCGGCCGTCGTCGACGGCTCGGTGGCGAAGGACTCGCGCGAGGTGGTCCCGGGCGGTCTGTTCGTGGCGCTGCCCGGCGAACGTGTCGACGGCCACGACTTCGTGCCGGCCGTCACCGCGGCGGGCGTGACGGTCTCGCTGACGACCCGGCCGGTCGACGGCTGTCCCTGCGTCGTCGTACCGGACACGCAGGTCGCGCTCGGTGAGCTGGCCCGGTACGTCGTGGCGCAGCTGCCCGACCTGACGGTGATCGGCCTGACCGGCTCGCAGGGCAAGACGAGCACCAAGGACCTGATCGCGCAGCTGGTCGCGCCGTACGGGCCGACGGTCGCGCCGGTCGGCTCGTTCAACAACGAGATCGGCCACCCGCTGACCGCGCTGCAGGCCGACCGGACCACCCGGTTCCTGGTCGCCGAGATGGGCGCGCGGCACGTCGGCGACATCAACTACCTGTGCCGGATCACGCCGCCGACGGTCGGTCTGGTGCTGAACGTCGGGCACTCGCACATCGGCGAGTTCGGCAGCCAGGACGCGATCGCGCAGGCCAAGGGCGAGATGATCGACAACGTCGTGGCCGGTGGCACCGCGGTGCTGAACGCCGACGACCCGCGGGTCGCCGCGATGGCGTCGCGCACGGAGCAGACCGTACGGCGGTTCGGCGAGGCGCCGGACGCCGACGTCCGGGCGACCGGTGTGAAGCTCGACGAGAACGGCCGGCCGAGCTTCACGCTGCAGGCCGACGGACAGTCCTTCGACATCCAGCTGCAGCTGATCGGCGAGCACCAAGTGGCGAACGCGCTGGCCGCGACGGCCGCCGTACTGGCTGCGGGGCTGACGCCGGAGCAGGCCGCGGCCGGGCTGAACGAGGCCACCACGGTGTCGAAGTGGCGGATGGAGGTCACCGAGCGCGCCGACGGCGTGACGGTGATCAACGACGCGTACAACGCCAACCCCGACTCGATGCGGGCCGCGCTCAAGGCGCTGGTCGCGATCGGGCGGGCCCGCGGCGCCCGGACCTGGGCGGTGCTCGGGCCGATGGGTGAGCTGGGGGAGACCTCGACCGAGGAGCACGACGGCGTCGGGCGGCTCGCCGTACGGCTGGATGTGAACCGGCTGGTCGCGGTGGGCGAAGACGCCCGCCCGATCCATCTCGGGGCCTCGCTCGAGGGATCGTGGGGCAACGAGTCGGCGTACGTCGAGACCGCGGCCGAAGCGCTCGAGCTGCTGGGCAAGGAACTGCAACGGGGTGACGTGGTGCTCGTGAAGGCGTCCAGATACGTCGGGCTCGACCGGCTGGCGACGGCTCTCCTGCAGGAGGCCGCGCAGTGA
- the mraY gene encoding phospho-N-acetylmuramoyl-pentapeptide-transferase, with the protein MISILFAGAISMVLTLLGTRLAINLLSKRGYGQEIRDDGPTSHHTKRGTPTMGGTVFIIATIVGYFAAKLLTMKPPSASAILVLFLFAGMGAVGFLDDFIKIFRQRSLGLRSKAKLAGQTMVAVVFAVLALQFADERGQTPASPFISFIRDIQWLHLLPVLVVIWILLLIAGMSNGVNLADGLDGLATGASMMVFGAYTLICIWQSNQSCATAPGAKCYEVRDPLDLAVVAAALTGALFGFLWWNASPAKIFMGDTGSLSLGGAVAGFGVMTRTELLVLLLGGLFVVITASVILQVSWFKITKRTGGVGKRLFRMAPLQHHFEMLGWEQVNVVIRFWIISGLCVATGLGLFYAEWVAG; encoded by the coding sequence GTGATCTCGATCCTGTTCGCGGGCGCGATCTCGATGGTCCTGACCCTGCTCGGTACCCGGCTGGCGATCAACCTGCTGTCCAAGCGCGGGTACGGCCAGGAGATCCGCGACGACGGCCCGACCTCGCACCACACCAAGCGTGGCACGCCGACGATGGGCGGCACGGTCTTCATCATCGCGACGATCGTCGGCTACTTCGCCGCGAAGCTGCTGACGATGAAGCCGCCGAGCGCCTCGGCGATCCTGGTGCTGTTCCTGTTCGCCGGGATGGGTGCGGTCGGCTTCCTGGACGACTTCATCAAGATCTTCCGCCAGCGCAGCCTCGGCCTGCGCAGCAAGGCGAAACTGGCCGGCCAGACGATGGTCGCGGTGGTCTTCGCCGTCCTCGCGCTGCAGTTCGCCGACGAGCGCGGGCAGACCCCGGCCTCGCCGTTCATCTCGTTCATCCGCGACATCCAGTGGCTGCACCTGCTGCCGGTCCTGGTGGTGATCTGGATCCTGCTGCTGATCGCGGGCATGTCGAACGGCGTGAACCTGGCCGACGGCCTGGACGGCCTGGCCACCGGCGCGTCGATGATGGTGTTCGGCGCCTACACGCTGATCTGCATCTGGCAGTCCAACCAGAGCTGCGCGACCGCACCGGGCGCCAAGTGTTACGAGGTGCGCGACCCGCTCGACCTCGCTGTGGTCGCGGCCGCGCTCACCGGCGCGCTGTTCGGCTTCCTGTGGTGGAACGCGTCGCCGGCCAAGATCTTCATGGGCGACACCGGTTCGCTGTCGCTGGGTGGCGCGGTGGCCGGCTTCGGTGTGATGACCCGGACCGAGCTGCTGGTGCTGCTGCTCGGCGGCCTGTTCGTCGTCATCACCGCGTCGGTGATCCTGCAGGTCAGCTGGTTCAAGATCACCAAGCGCACCGGCGGGGTGGGCAAGCGGCTGTTCCGGATGGCGCCGCTGCAGCACCACTTCGAGATGCTCGGCTGGGAACAGGTCAACGTGGTGATCCGCTTCTGGATCATCTCGGGTCTGTGCGTCGCCACGGGGCTCGGGCTGTTCTACGCGGAATGGGTTGCCGGATGA
- the ftsW gene encoding putative lipid II flippase FtsW yields the protein MTSIIDRPEQKSPERGGGTGSGLMAAIRNVLDRPLTSYHLVLGATGLLMVLGLLMVLSASSVLSLRTNGNSYTIFYRQLIWVGVGLPMAYVASRMTPRHFRMLAYVALLGSTFLLVLTYVPGLGKNVNGNTNWLSFGGPLQIQPSEFAKLALVMWCGDLYARKQKLLTQWKHLLIPMAPVCGLVIALIVGQRDLGTALVLMAIMIGLIWVVGAPTRLFVAAIVVVGAIAAYFVKTAEHRMARLTNFMNPFADPTDVGWQAYHGLYALSTGGWWGVGIGNSRQKWGNLPEAHTDFIFAVIGEELGLIGSLTVLALFLTLAYAGIRIATRSTEPFIRYCASGITVWIMAQTLVNLGAVIGLLPIVGIPLPLLSYGGSALLPTLIAVGMLLSFAKAEPGAQAALKEHRRPLFGWMSARRTPGPSGRENTRER from the coding sequence ATGACGTCGATCATTGACCGGCCGGAGCAGAAGTCGCCCGAGCGCGGTGGCGGTACCGGCTCCGGACTGATGGCCGCGATCCGGAACGTGCTGGACCGGCCGCTCACGTCGTACCACCTGGTGCTCGGGGCGACCGGCCTGCTGATGGTGCTCGGCCTGTTGATGGTGTTGTCGGCCTCGAGCGTGCTGTCGCTGCGCACGAACGGCAACAGCTACACGATCTTCTACCGCCAGCTGATCTGGGTCGGCGTCGGTCTGCCGATGGCGTACGTCGCGTCCCGGATGACACCGCGGCACTTCCGGATGCTCGCGTACGTCGCGCTGCTGGGCTCGACGTTCCTGCTGGTGCTGACCTACGTGCCCGGCCTGGGCAAGAACGTCAACGGCAACACGAACTGGCTGTCGTTCGGCGGCCCGCTGCAGATCCAGCCGAGCGAGTTCGCCAAGCTGGCGCTGGTGATGTGGTGCGGCGACCTGTACGCCCGCAAGCAGAAGCTGCTCACCCAGTGGAAGCACCTGCTGATCCCGATGGCGCCGGTCTGCGGCCTGGTGATCGCGCTGATCGTCGGCCAGCGTGACCTCGGGACCGCGCTGGTGCTGATGGCGATCATGATCGGCCTGATCTGGGTGGTCGGCGCGCCGACCCGGCTGTTCGTCGCGGCGATCGTGGTGGTCGGCGCGATCGCGGCGTACTTCGTCAAGACCGCCGAGCACCGGATGGCTCGGCTGACCAACTTCATGAACCCGTTCGCCGACCCGACCGACGTCGGCTGGCAGGCCTACCACGGTCTGTACGCGCTCTCCACCGGTGGCTGGTGGGGCGTCGGGATCGGCAACAGCCGGCAGAAGTGGGGCAACCTGCCCGAGGCGCACACCGACTTCATCTTCGCGGTGATCGGTGAGGAGCTCGGGCTGATCGGCTCACTGACCGTGCTCGCGCTGTTCCTCACCCTGGCCTACGCCGGGATCCGGATCGCGACCCGGTCCACCGAGCCGTTCATCCGCTACTGCGCGTCCGGCATCACGGTCTGGATCATGGCCCAGACACTGGTCAACCTGGGCGCGGTGATCGGCCTGCTCCCGATCGTGGGGATCCCGCTCCCGCTTTTGTCGTACGGTGGGTCCGCACTGCTGCCGACGCTGATCGCGGTCGGCATGCTGCTGTCCTTCGCGAAGGCCGAGCCCGGCGCGCAGGCCGCCCTGAAGGAGCACCGGCGGCCGTTGTTCGGGTGGATGTCGGCGCGGCGCACACCTGGCCCGAGCGGCCGTGAGAACACGCGGGAGCGTTGA
- the murG gene encoding undecaprenyldiphospho-muramoylpentapeptide beta-N-acetylglucosaminyltransferase, with translation MPSIVLAGGGTAGHTSPLIATADALRRIDPTVEIIALGTERGLETRVVPEAGYRLELIPPVPLPRKPTPALFAVPGKMLTSVSAARKVLDEAKADVLVGFGGYVSTPAYVAAWRRKTPIVVHEGNAVPGIANKFAARYCTENVITSFPGTDIPHGRYVGLPIRRAISTMDRAALRAEALEFFGLNPSAPTLFVTGGSQGAQQLNNAFAGAAADLQAAGIQVLHAIGPKNTLEVEQTGPLPYRVLSYVDRMDLAYAAADLVVCRSGSNTVTEVSGVGLPAIYVPLPHGNGEQRLNAKPVVDVGGGLLVENAAVTPEWVRATVPQLLHDRARLTAMSTAAQGVIRTDADDRLAQIVLDVVRSAS, from the coding sequence GTGCCGAGCATCGTTCTGGCCGGTGGGGGAACCGCCGGTCACACCTCACCCCTGATCGCGACCGCCGACGCCCTGCGCCGGATCGATCCGACCGTCGAGATCATCGCACTCGGAACCGAGCGGGGGCTCGAGACCCGGGTGGTGCCCGAGGCCGGGTACCGCCTCGAACTGATTCCGCCGGTGCCGCTGCCGCGCAAACCCACGCCGGCGCTGTTCGCCGTACCGGGCAAGATGCTGACCTCGGTCAGCGCCGCCCGCAAGGTCCTCGACGAGGCCAAGGCCGATGTCCTGGTCGGCTTCGGCGGCTACGTGTCGACCCCGGCGTACGTCGCCGCCTGGCGGCGCAAGACGCCGATCGTCGTGCACGAAGGCAACGCGGTCCCCGGCATCGCGAACAAGTTCGCCGCCCGCTACTGCACCGAGAACGTGATCACCTCGTTCCCCGGCACCGACATCCCGCACGGCCGGTACGTCGGCCTGCCGATCCGCCGCGCGATCTCGACCATGGACCGGGCCGCTCTGCGGGCCGAGGCGCTGGAGTTCTTCGGGCTGAACCCGTCGGCGCCGACGTTGTTCGTCACGGGTGGTTCGCAGGGCGCGCAGCAGCTGAACAACGCGTTCGCCGGCGCGGCCGCCGACCTGCAGGCCGCCGGGATCCAGGTCCTGCACGCGATCGGGCCGAAGAACACCCTCGAGGTCGAGCAGACCGGCCCCCTGCCGTACCGCGTCCTGTCGTACGTCGACCGGATGGACCTGGCCTACGCCGCCGCCGACCTGGTGGTCTGCCGCTCGGGCTCGAACACGGTGACCGAGGTGTCCGGCGTCGGACTGCCGGCGATCTACGTTCCGTTGCCGCACGGTAACGGTGAGCAGCGGCTGAACGCCAAGCCCGTGGTCGATGTGGGCGGCGGACTGCTGGTCGAGAACGCGGCCGTCACGCCGGAGTGGGTTCGCGCGACCGTGCCGCAACTTCTGCACGACCGGGCGCGTCTGACAGCCATGTCCACAGCAGCCCAAGGCGTGATCCGGACCGACGCCGACGACCGGTTGGCGCAGATCGTGCTCGATGTGGTGAGGTCTGCTTCGTGA
- the murC gene encoding UDP-N-acetylmuramate--L-alanine ligase has protein sequence MIVTAPDTLLPAEKLGRVHFVGIGGAGMSGIARIMASRGIEVSGSDAKDGKVLAALRALGATCWVGHAAEHVAAVDTVVVSTAIRETNPEVVAARAAGIPILPRAAALASVMVGRRTIAVAGTHGKTTTTSMLTVALQHCAADPSYAIGGNLNESGSNAHDGTGDLFVAEADESDKSFLTYSPEVSIVTSVEPDHLDNYGDEASYFKAFEDFCGRVRPGGFMVVCFDDAGARRLVSFARERGIDVRTYGEAEDADLRVTEITATGAVQSFAPIFRGRKLPVVNLQQAGKHNALNAAAALTVGLGLGFSAADLAEGLASFTGTGRRFEFKGAEDGVRVFDSYAHHPTELTVDLIAARQVAGEGRVIACFQPHLFSRTRIFAAEFSEALALADEVVVMDIFAAREDPEPGVTGALIANHVPLKPEQVRFEPSWSAVPRVVADLALPGDLVVTLGAGDVTLIGPEVVGLLAERAAHNAALIE, from the coding sequence GTGATCGTCACCGCTCCTGACACTCTCCTGCCCGCCGAGAAGCTGGGCCGGGTGCACTTCGTCGGCATCGGCGGCGCCGGCATGTCCGGCATCGCCCGGATCATGGCGTCGCGCGGCATCGAGGTCTCCGGGTCCGACGCCAAGGACGGCAAGGTGCTCGCCGCGCTGCGCGCGCTCGGCGCGACCTGCTGGGTCGGCCACGCCGCCGAGCACGTCGCCGCCGTCGACACCGTCGTGGTCTCCACCGCGATCCGCGAGACCAACCCCGAGGTCGTCGCGGCCCGGGCGGCCGGGATCCCGATCCTGCCGCGCGCCGCCGCGCTCGCGTCGGTGATGGTCGGCCGGCGGACGATCGCGGTCGCCGGGACGCACGGCAAGACCACGACCACGTCGATGCTGACCGTCGCGCTGCAGCACTGCGCGGCCGATCCGTCGTACGCGATCGGCGGGAACCTGAACGAGTCGGGCTCGAACGCGCACGACGGCACCGGCGACCTGTTCGTCGCCGAGGCCGACGAGTCGGACAAGTCGTTCCTGACCTACAGCCCCGAGGTGTCGATCGTCACGTCGGTCGAGCCCGACCACCTGGACAACTACGGCGACGAGGCCAGCTACTTCAAGGCGTTCGAGGACTTCTGCGGCCGGGTGCGGCCGGGCGGGTTCATGGTCGTCTGCTTCGACGACGCGGGTGCTCGCCGGCTGGTCTCGTTCGCGCGGGAGCGTGGCATCGACGTCCGGACGTACGGCGAGGCCGAGGACGCCGACCTGCGCGTCACCGAGATCACCGCGACCGGTGCCGTCCAGTCGTTCGCGCCGATCTTCCGCGGGCGCAAGCTCCCGGTCGTGAACCTGCAGCAGGCCGGCAAGCACAACGCGCTGAACGCGGCCGCCGCGCTGACCGTCGGGCTCGGTCTGGGGTTCTCCGCGGCCGACCTGGCCGAGGGACTGGCGTCGTTCACCGGGACCGGACGGCGGTTCGAGTTCAAGGGCGCCGAGGACGGCGTACGGGTCTTCGACTCCTACGCGCACCACCCGACCGAGCTGACCGTCGACCTGATCGCGGCCCGGCAGGTGGCGGGGGAGGGGCGCGTGATCGCGTGCTTCCAGCCGCACCTGTTCAGCCGGACACGGATCTTCGCCGCCGAGTTCTCCGAGGCGCTCGCGCTGGCCGACGAGGTCGTCGTGATGGACATCTTCGCGGCCCGGGAGGACCCGGAGCCCGGCGTCACCGGTGCCCTGATCGCCAACCACGTGCCGCTGAAGCCGGAGCAGGTGCGGTTCGAGCCGTCCTGGTCCGCCGTACCGCGGGTGGTCGCCGATCTCGCGTTGCCAGGCGACCTCGTGGTCACGCTCGGCGCGGGTGACGTGACGCTGATCGGGCCCGAGGTGGTCGGGCTGCTGGCCGAACGGGCGGCGCACAACGCCGCGCTGATCGAGTGA
- a CDS encoding cell division protein FtsQ/DivIB, whose protein sequence is MSQDADLARAQQRFARRQRLVRWKGWLPWAVGGAVVLLSAITVWLFYFSSALAVDGVRVTGADTVPVATVTQVAEAPLGTPLAKVDLNVIAERVRGIQSVADAQVTRAWPNQLEIVVTERVPVVVVTDGKQFELVDATGKAFKTVPARPDGLPEALVVGERRDVTIKSIVTVSAALPVALRSEVRSISAASPDSITLNLGSGVKVVWGGSDDSARKAEVLSVLMRRQAKVYDVSAPDLPVTKGEKR, encoded by the coding sequence ATGAGTCAGGACGCTGATCTGGCCCGGGCCCAGCAGCGGTTCGCGCGCCGGCAGCGGCTGGTGCGCTGGAAGGGCTGGCTGCCCTGGGCGGTCGGCGGCGCGGTGGTGCTGCTGTCCGCGATCACCGTCTGGCTGTTCTACTTCTCGTCTGCGCTGGCCGTCGACGGCGTCCGGGTGACCGGCGCCGACACGGTGCCGGTGGCAACGGTCACCCAGGTCGCCGAGGCGCCGCTGGGCACTCCGCTGGCCAAGGTCGACCTGAACGTGATCGCCGAACGGGTGCGCGGCATCCAGTCGGTCGCCGACGCGCAGGTGACGCGCGCGTGGCCGAACCAGTTGGAGATCGTCGTCACCGAGCGGGTGCCGGTCGTCGTGGTCACGGACGGCAAGCAGTTCGAGCTGGTCGACGCCACCGGGAAGGCGTTCAAGACCGTGCCCGCGCGGCCGGACGGGCTGCCGGAGGCGCTCGTGGTCGGGGAGCGGCGGGACGTGACGATCAAGTCGATCGTGACTGTGTCAGCCGCATTGCCGGTCGCACTGCGGTCCGAGGTACGGTCGATCTCGGCGGCCTCGCCGGACTCGATCACGCTCAACCTCGGGTCCGGGGTGAAGGTTGTCTGGGGCGGGTCCGATGACAGCGCGCGAAAGGCCGAGGTACTCAGCGTGCTGATGCGCCGGCAGGCCAAGGTGTACGACGTGTCCGCGCCCGATCTCCCTGTCACCAAAGGGGAAAAGAGGTAA
- a CDS encoding ArsR/SmtB family transcription factor yields the protein MDEELEVSTAAQFKALGHPLRHRLLFALGLEAATTSQLAVTLGTGKGNIAHHLGVLREAGMVEVTETRQVRGGTEQYYRRSAHRFTFTGEGARENNAIALQAVAADLQTAEEPMLNIRNIRLTKPQAEELTAQLDKIITTLKDAGPGEPRHGVVVSVYKPQT from the coding sequence ATGGACGAAGAGCTGGAAGTCTCCACGGCCGCGCAGTTCAAGGCGCTCGGCCACCCACTGCGGCACCGGCTGCTCTTCGCCCTGGGGCTGGAGGCCGCGACGACCAGTCAGCTGGCGGTCACGCTCGGCACCGGGAAGGGCAACATCGCGCACCACCTCGGCGTACTGCGGGAGGCCGGGATGGTCGAGGTGACCGAAACCCGCCAGGTCCGCGGCGGGACCGAGCAGTACTACCGCCGCAGTGCTCACCGGTTCACCTTCACCGGCGAGGGTGCCCGCGAGAACAACGCCATCGCGTTGCAGGCGGTAGCCGCCGACCTGCAGACCGCCGAGGAACCGATGCTCAACATCCGCAACATCCGCCTGACCAAGCCCCAGGCCGAGGAACTGACCGCTCAGCTGGACAAGATCATCACGACCTTGAAAGACGCAGGCCCAGGCGAACCCCGCCACGGCGTGGTGGTGTCGGTCTACAAGCCACAGACCTGA
- a CDS encoding S41 family peptidase, protein MHSDEIRTIVDRLAALVSEHYVFPDVGREIADRLTKAAAEGRYDVLTDPEQLSVQVTTDLQIGNQDKHLRLKFHHGEVPDETDPVEEENYWATRAHLDAGGMARVERLPGNIGLLEIKPLLYDPSHAGAALIAAMSLLSATDALILDLRGCLGGSPDQVALVCSHLFDGEPVHLNDLVTPATGTVRQFWTSHVPGPRFGGTKPIWVLTSGSTFSGGEELTYDLQQLGRAKVVGERTGGGAHPRQGFKLHSHLEATVPLHRALNPVSGTNWEGTGITPDLEVPATDAYDIAYREAVDHVLALPATPERLPLLDEARASLVG, encoded by the coding sequence ATGCACAGCGACGAGATCCGAACCATCGTGGACCGCCTGGCCGCCCTCGTGAGCGAGCACTACGTGTTCCCCGACGTCGGCCGCGAGATCGCCGACCGCCTGACCAAGGCCGCCGCCGAAGGCCGGTACGACGTACTGACCGACCCCGAGCAGCTGTCCGTCCAGGTCACCACCGACCTCCAGATCGGCAACCAGGACAAGCATCTGCGCCTCAAGTTCCACCACGGCGAGGTCCCCGACGAGACCGATCCGGTCGAGGAGGAGAACTACTGGGCGACCCGCGCCCACCTCGACGCCGGCGGGATGGCGCGCGTCGAGCGGCTGCCCGGCAACATCGGGCTGCTCGAGATCAAGCCCCTGCTCTACGACCCGTCCCACGCCGGCGCCGCCCTGATCGCCGCGATGTCGTTGCTCTCGGCAACAGATGCGCTCATCCTCGACCTCCGCGGCTGCCTCGGCGGATCGCCCGACCAGGTCGCGCTGGTCTGCAGCCACCTGTTCGACGGCGAACCGGTGCACCTGAACGATCTGGTCACCCCCGCCACCGGCACGGTCCGCCAGTTCTGGACCTCCCACGTTCCCGGCCCCCGCTTCGGCGGCACCAAACCGATCTGGGTCCTGACCAGCGGATCCACCTTCTCCGGCGGCGAAGAACTCACCTACGACCTGCAGCAGCTCGGCCGGGCGAAGGTCGTCGGCGAACGCACCGGCGGCGGCGCCCACCCGCGGCAGGGCTTCAAACTCCACTCCCACCTGGAAGCGACCGTCCCGCTCCACCGCGCGCTCAACCCGGTCTCCGGCACCAACTGGGAAGGCACCGGCATCACCCCCGACCTCGAGGTCCCCGCGACCGACGCGTATGACATCGCCTACCGCGAAGCCGTCGACCACGTCCTCGCGCTCCCCGCCACACCCGAACGCCTCCCGCTCCTCGACGAGGCCCGGGCCAGTTTGGTGGGCTGA